A window of Aquitalea denitrificans contains these coding sequences:
- a CDS encoding FAD-dependent oxidoreductase, which translates to MLLQLENLPAQGGEYDVVVIGAGGAGLAAALFAGLAGQKVLLVEHTEYVGGTTALSGGTTWIPGTLHSARVNPQDTLAEAARYLDNAIGERADPALRQAFLQAGPAVVAALEAATEVKFRPYPKHPDYISDLPGSTLNGRALEPLPFDGRLLGKLFAVLRPPIPEFTVLGGMMVDRTDINHLLKLKSSLPSFRHSLKLLLRHASDRLSYPRGTRLVMGNALVGRLLYSLSKLGKVQLALRTQASDIQHDEGGVHGLTLRQGKASRSIKVNQGVILASGGFNRDPEQRARLLPGIEMDWCPGAPGHTGQAQQLARGLGAKLAEGSLSPAFWAPVSLRRRADGSQAVFPHFMLDRAKPGMLTVNAKGARFVNESTSYHLFGLAMQEANRSTPSIPAYLICDAAALRQYGMGMVRPGGKGLEPFLADGYLSAGNTLAELAGKLGMDPATLEDSVARNNRYAASGVDSDFHRGETAYQQNMGDPSRGQPNPNIGPLAEAPYYAVRLYPGDIGAATGLQTDTQARVLGRDGQPIAGLYAVGNDMHSIMGGVYTAPGITIGPALVFASIAATHASQRNTRALTRDTVTQ; encoded by the coding sequence ATGTTGTTGCAACTGGAAAACCTGCCGGCACAAGGCGGTGAATATGATGTGGTGGTGATCGGTGCCGGCGGTGCCGGGCTGGCTGCCGCGCTGTTTGCCGGTCTTGCCGGACAGAAAGTGCTGCTGGTGGAGCATACCGAATACGTGGGCGGCACCACCGCGCTGTCCGGCGGCACCACCTGGATACCCGGCACCCTGCACAGCGCGCGGGTGAATCCGCAGGACACCCTGGCCGAAGCAGCCCGCTATCTGGACAACGCCATCGGCGAGCGGGCCGACCCGGCGCTGCGCCAGGCTTTCCTGCAAGCTGGCCCGGCGGTGGTGGCCGCGCTGGAAGCCGCCACCGAGGTGAAATTCCGCCCCTACCCCAAGCACCCGGACTACATTTCCGACCTGCCCGGCTCTACCCTCAATGGCCGTGCGCTGGAACCGCTGCCGTTTGATGGCCGCCTGCTGGGCAAGCTGTTTGCCGTGCTGCGCCCGCCGATTCCCGAATTCACCGTGCTGGGCGGCATGATGGTGGACCGCACCGACATCAACCACCTGCTGAAGCTCAAGTCCTCGCTGCCTTCGTTCAGGCACTCGCTCAAGCTGCTGCTGCGCCATGCCAGCGACCGCCTGTCTTACCCGCGCGGCACCCGGCTGGTGATGGGTAATGCATTGGTAGGCCGCCTGCTGTATTCGCTGTCGAAACTGGGCAAGGTGCAACTGGCGCTGCGAACTCAGGCCAGCGACATCCAGCACGATGAGGGCGGCGTGCACGGCCTCACCCTGCGTCAGGGCAAGGCCAGCCGCAGTATCAAGGTCAATCAGGGGGTGATTCTGGCCAGCGGCGGCTTCAACCGCGACCCGGAACAACGTGCCCGCCTGCTGCCCGGCATAGAGATGGACTGGTGCCCCGGCGCCCCCGGCCATACCGGCCAGGCACAGCAGCTGGCACGCGGCCTTGGTGCAAAACTGGCCGAAGGCAGCCTCAGCCCGGCGTTCTGGGCACCGGTATCACTGCGTCGCCGTGCCGATGGCAGCCAGGCCGTGTTTCCACACTTCATGCTGGACCGCGCCAAGCCCGGCATGCTTACCGTCAATGCCAAGGGTGCACGCTTTGTGAATGAAAGCACCTCTTACCACCTGTTTGGCCTGGCCATGCAGGAGGCCAATCGCAGCACACCCAGCATTCCGGCCTACCTGATCTGCGACGCTGCCGCCTTGCGCCAGTACGGCATGGGCATGGTGCGCCCCGGAGGCAAGGGGCTGGAGCCCTTCCTGGCCGATGGCTACCTGAGCGCAGGCAACACACTGGCCGAGCTGGCCGGCAAGCTGGGCATGGACCCAGCCACGCTGGAGGACAGCGTGGCGCGCAACAACCGCTATGCCGCCAGCGGCGTGGACAGCGACTTCCACCGTGGTGAAACCGCTTACCAGCAAAACATGGGCGACCCCAGCCGTGGCCAGCCCAACCCCAATATCGGCCCGCTCGCCGAAGCCCCGTATTACGCGGTGCGGCTCTATCCGGGTGACATCGGTGCCGCCACCGGCCTGCAAACCGACACCCAGGCCCGCGTACTGGGCCGCGACGGACAGCCCATTGCCGGCCTGTATGCGGTGGGCAATGACATGCATTCCATCATGGGCGGGGTATATACCGCGCCCGGCATCACCATCGGCCCGGCACTGGTGTTTGCCAGTATCGCCGCCACCCATGCCAGCCAACGCAACACCCGCGCCCTGACGCGCGACACCGTTACCCAATAA
- a CDS encoding porin produces the protein MKHKTQLMLLASLSPLLANAALADDSTVTIYGRIHADFENTKSGAATGSSAAFTTNKVQNDTSRIGFKGTEDLGNGLKAIWQVESGVAIDDGSSTGSNTWAGRESFIGLSSSQLGTLKAGNFLVAIDDLHYIAGNNFQYATGISNDATLWANGGSLASGGFDVRAGNSVSYQTPKFNNVTARIQYSLTSGTGGAETATHGATLVSGNLNYDDGQLRVGYGFQQNRSMQQMSSNFYQNGLMHMLAAGYNFGSIYVGGLVEHDILDNINLTGHSRSRNYGSLIGTYTNGANIFSAQYGQAASWKGSAAVQDSGAKMASLAYNRVLSKTTQVYVLLTELHNEANATYVLGGNPSATAAGAAKQHSLAVGMWKNF, from the coding sequence GTGAAACACAAGACCCAACTGATGCTGCTGGCTTCTCTCTCTCCGCTGCTGGCCAATGCGGCGCTGGCGGATGACTCTACGGTTACCATTTATGGCCGTATCCATGCTGACTTTGAAAATACCAAATCCGGTGCGGCAACTGGCTCATCGGCAGCATTTACCACCAACAAGGTGCAAAACGATACCTCGCGCATCGGCTTCAAGGGGACCGAAGATCTGGGCAATGGCCTGAAAGCCATCTGGCAGGTGGAATCCGGTGTGGCGATCGACGATGGCTCCAGCACCGGTTCCAATACCTGGGCCGGTCGGGAAAGCTTTATCGGTCTTAGCTCCAGCCAGCTGGGTACGCTGAAAGCAGGTAACTTCCTGGTGGCAATTGACGACTTGCACTACATCGCGGGCAACAACTTCCAGTACGCCACCGGTATTTCCAACGATGCCACACTGTGGGCCAACGGCGGCAGCCTGGCCAGTGGCGGTTTCGATGTGCGTGCCGGTAACTCGGTAAGCTACCAGACGCCTAAATTCAATAATGTCACCGCACGTATCCAGTACTCGCTCACCAGCGGCACCGGCGGTGCCGAAACAGCCACCCATGGCGCTACGCTGGTATCCGGCAACCTGAACTACGACGACGGCCAGCTGCGCGTGGGCTATGGCTTCCAGCAAAACCGCAGCATGCAGCAGATGTCCAGCAACTTCTACCAGAACGGCCTGATGCACATGCTGGCCGCAGGCTACAACTTTGGCAGCATCTATGTTGGTGGCCTGGTGGAACATGACATCCTGGACAACATCAACCTCACCGGCCACAGCCGCAGCCGCAACTACGGCAGCCTGATCGGCACCTATACCAACGGGGCCAATATCTTCTCCGCCCAGTATGGTCAGGCAGCATCCTGGAAGGGTTCGGCTGCCGTGCAGGACAGCGGTGCCAAGATGGCTTCGCTGGCTTACAACCGCGTACTGAGCAAAACCACCCAGGTTTATGTGCTGCTGACCGAGCTGCACAATGAAGCCAACGCCACTTACGTGCTGGGTGGCAACCCCAGCGCCACTGCCGCCGGTGCTGCCAAGCAGCATTCGCTGGCTGTGGGCATGTGGAAAAACTTCTGA
- a CDS encoding shikimate dehydrogenase family protein, producing the protein MTQTLQLDGATRVLAIVGDPIAQVKSPAGVSAALQQQGRNAILVPSHVSPANLDAYVKGISLAGNLDGIIVTVPHKFAMFAQCSSTSDRARRLGAVNVMRRNADGSWHGDMCDGAGYVAAMREAGCQPEGKRALLVGAGGAGSAIALALLENGVSQLAIHDADTSRRDQLIARLSAGFPGQLAIGSNDPSGFAIAINASPTGMQASDPLPIDAGKLNGSMFVGDVITAPAVTPLIENARALGCQTVVGGDMFAAVRELMLDFLLAQGPLAR; encoded by the coding sequence ATGACCCAAACCCTGCAACTGGATGGCGCCACCCGCGTACTGGCCATCGTGGGCGATCCGATCGCCCAGGTGAAATCCCCGGCTGGCGTCAGCGCCGCCCTGCAACAGCAAGGCCGCAACGCCATTCTGGTGCCCAGCCATGTCAGCCCGGCCAATCTGGATGCCTACGTCAAGGGCATCAGCCTGGCGGGCAATCTGGACGGCATCATCGTCACCGTGCCGCACAAGTTCGCCATGTTTGCCCAATGCAGCAGTACCAGCGACCGGGCGCGCCGCCTGGGCGCGGTCAATGTGATGCGCCGCAATGCCGACGGCAGCTGGCACGGCGACATGTGTGACGGGGCCGGTTATGTGGCCGCCATGCGTGAGGCCGGCTGCCAGCCGGAAGGCAAGCGCGCACTGCTGGTAGGCGCTGGCGGGGCGGGTTCGGCCATTGCGCTGGCCCTGCTGGAAAACGGCGTCAGCCAACTGGCCATCCACGATGCCGACACCAGCCGCCGCGACCAGCTGATTGCCCGCCTGTCTGCCGGTTTCCCCGGCCAGCTGGCCATTGGCAGCAATGACCCCAGCGGCTTTGCCATTGCCATCAACGCCTCGCCCACCGGCATGCAGGCCAGCGACCCACTGCCGATTGATGCCGGCAAGCTGAATGGCAGCATGTTTGTCGGCGATGTGATTACCGCCCCGGCGGTTACCCCGCTGATTGAAAACGCCCGCGCGCTGGGCTGCCAGACGGTAGTGGGCGGCGACATGTTTGCCGCCGTGCGTGAACTGATGCTGGACTTCCTGCTGGCGCAGGGTCCGCTGGCGCGCTGA
- a CDS encoding TetR family transcriptional regulator, protein MTSPDCPTTPLPARRKNDPEGMRQRILDAAQNEFVQHGFSGARLDNIAEQANTNKRMVVYHFHSKKELYIAVLERVYGEIRDIEKQLQLQGLPPREAMALLTGFTFDYHHKHPDFCRLVSIENIHQARHIADSDIIRQRNRSVIEVVEGILARGIADKIFHDRADAIDVHMLISSLCFYRVSNRHTFASLFGRDLTQPEHAARHRQIIIDTVLAYLQQPPA, encoded by the coding sequence TTGACCTCACCAGACTGCCCCACCACACCACTGCCTGCCCGGCGCAAGAACGATCCGGAAGGCATGCGCCAGCGCATTCTGGATGCAGCGCAAAATGAATTCGTCCAGCACGGTTTCAGCGGTGCCCGGCTGGACAACATCGCCGAACAGGCCAACACCAACAAGCGTATGGTGGTGTATCACTTTCACAGCAAGAAAGAGCTGTACATCGCGGTACTGGAGCGGGTGTACGGCGAAATCCGCGACATCGAAAAGCAGCTGCAGCTGCAGGGGCTGCCGCCACGTGAGGCCATGGCCCTGCTCACCGGCTTCACCTTCGACTACCACCACAAGCACCCGGACTTCTGCCGGCTGGTGAGCATAGAAAACATCCACCAGGCGCGGCATATTGCCGACTCGGACATCATCCGCCAGCGCAACCGCAGCGTGATTGAAGTAGTGGAAGGCATTCTGGCGCGCGGCATTGCCGACAAGATATTCCACGACCGGGCCGACGCCATCGACGTCCACATGCTGATCAGCTCGCTGTGCTTTTATCGCGTATCCAACCGCCACACCTTTGCCAGCCTGTTCGGGCGGGATCTCACCCAGCCCGAACACGCTGCCAGGCACCGGCAAATCATCATCGATACCGTACTGGCCTATCTGCAGCAGCCACCGGCCTGA
- a CDS encoding MFS transporter translates to MQFFARHAASSSLIPLLVAGAFFMENLDATVINTALPAMAASFAVHPVDLNIGITAYLLTLTLLIPASGWLADRLGCRRVFMVSIVVFTLASLLCALSQSLWQFALARVLQSLWQFALARVLQGVGGAMMVPVVRLAVLRNTPKPELMQAIAMITWPGLVAPVLGPALGGFITTYASWHWIFLLNLPLGVLAFALAWWLIPAQGDEQAASRFDWAGFLLCGAACLLLMSGLEQVGGQGPLMLTMLSLACAGVLLLALRWHCRRSTAPLLDFSILRIRTYRTTIVGGSLLRAAINTTPFLLPLMFQLGMGLDAFRAGLLLLILFAGNLGMKMITSSTLRRFGFRTTLLLSGLALVLLTLLIAGFGPATPLPWLVLVLLLSGMARSMTFTTLSTLAFVDVPQAQMSHANTLFNMLLRMAYGFGIAIAAIALRLAERWLPAASQLAHYHFAFVILAGLTLLALWDVWQLPANAGQLLSQRGEEGA, encoded by the coding sequence ATGCAATTTTTTGCCCGACATGCCGCTTCTTCCTCGCTGATCCCCTTGTTGGTGGCCGGCGCGTTCTTCATGGAAAACCTTGATGCTACCGTCATCAACACCGCCTTGCCGGCGATGGCGGCATCTTTTGCTGTGCATCCGGTTGACCTCAATATCGGCATTACCGCCTACCTGCTTACCCTGACGCTGTTGATACCAGCCAGCGGCTGGCTGGCCGACCGGCTGGGTTGTCGCCGCGTGTTCATGGTTTCCATCGTGGTGTTTACCTTGGCGTCGCTGCTGTGTGCCTTGTCGCAGAGCCTGTGGCAGTTTGCGCTGGCGCGGGTGTTGCAGAGCCTGTGGCAGTTTGCGCTGGCGCGGGTGTTGCAGGGCGTGGGCGGGGCAATGATGGTGCCGGTGGTGCGCCTGGCCGTACTGCGCAACACACCCAAACCAGAGCTGATGCAAGCCATTGCCATGATTACCTGGCCCGGGCTGGTGGCACCGGTATTGGGGCCGGCGCTGGGCGGCTTCATTACCACCTATGCGTCCTGGCACTGGATTTTCCTGCTCAATCTGCCGCTGGGTGTGCTGGCATTTGCATTGGCATGGTGGCTGATTCCGGCACAGGGCGATGAGCAGGCTGCCAGCCGTTTCGATTGGGCGGGCTTCTTGCTGTGTGGTGCAGCTTGCCTGCTGCTGATGAGTGGCCTGGAACAGGTGGGCGGGCAGGGGCCGCTGATGCTGACCATGCTGAGCCTGGCCTGTGCTGGTGTGCTGCTGCTTGCCTTGCGCTGGCATTGCCGTCGCAGCACGGCACCCTTGCTGGATTTTTCCATCCTGCGCATCCGCACTTACCGCACAACCATTGTTGGCGGCTCCTTGCTGCGCGCCGCCATCAATACCACGCCCTTTCTGCTGCCGCTGATGTTCCAGCTGGGCATGGGCCTGGATGCCTTTCGCGCCGGTCTGCTGCTGCTGATCCTGTTTGCCGGCAATCTGGGCATGAAAATGATTACCAGCAGCACGCTGCGGCGCTTTGGCTTTCGCACCACCTTGCTGCTCAGCGGCCTGGCGCTGGTGCTGCTGACCCTGCTGATTGCCGGTTTCGGGCCGGCCACGCCCTTGCCGTGGCTGGTGCTGGTGCTGCTGCTGTCCGGCATGGCCCGCTCCATGACCTTTACCACGCTGAGTACGCTGGCCTTTGTCGATGTGCCGCAGGCGCAGATGAGCCATGCCAACACCCTGTTCAATATGCTGCTGCGCATGGCCTATGGCTTCGGCATCGCCATTGCCGCCATTGCGCTACGCCTGGCGGAGCGCTGGCTGCCGGCTGCCAGCCAGCTGGCGCATTATCATTTTGCCTTTGTCATCCTGGCTGGCCTGACGCTGCTGGCGCTGTGGGATGTGTGGCAGCTGCCGGCCAATGCCGGGCAGTTGCTCAGCCAGCGCGGCGAGGAGGGCGCATGA
- a CDS encoding sugar phosphate isomerase/epimerase family protein, which translates to MPPRQLALAALSMLELSPPDMVSCAAAAGFSHVGLRLLPATAEEPQHDMLGNSPLLRETLQRLQDTGLQVSDVEILRLKPEVDVVSYLPMLESAARLGAREVLVAGNDPDFARCVDSFARLCELGAPLGLSMNIEPMPWTDIRNIAMAMQLLQQAGQDNAALLVDAIHFDRAGDTPAMLAEVPRQRLHYMQLCDAPAAKPDSIEQLLYQARAERMPPGHGGLALGELLLALPPDLPIALEVPMHSKAQLSAVERAKLLRSAAEQVLQRTYGSAAALAGA; encoded by the coding sequence ATGCCACCACGCCAGCTCGCCCTTGCTGCCCTCAGCATGCTGGAGCTATCCCCGCCCGACATGGTCAGCTGTGCCGCTGCTGCCGGCTTCAGCCATGTCGGCCTGCGCCTGTTACCCGCCACGGCCGAAGAACCGCAACACGACATGCTGGGCAACAGCCCGCTGCTGCGCGAAACCTTGCAGCGCCTGCAGGACACCGGCCTGCAAGTGTCTGATGTGGAAATACTCAGGCTCAAACCGGAGGTGGATGTGGTCAGCTATCTGCCCATGCTGGAAAGTGCCGCCCGGCTGGGTGCACGAGAGGTACTGGTGGCGGGAAACGACCCGGACTTTGCCCGCTGCGTGGACAGTTTTGCCCGCTTGTGTGAACTGGGCGCACCACTGGGCCTGAGCATGAATATCGAACCCATGCCGTGGACTGACATCCGCAACATCGCCATGGCCATGCAGCTGCTGCAGCAAGCCGGACAAGACAATGCTGCCCTGCTGGTGGATGCCATCCACTTTGACCGCGCCGGTGACACCCCGGCCATGCTGGCCGAGGTGCCACGCCAGCGCCTGCACTACATGCAGCTGTGCGATGCACCCGCCGCCAAGCCCGACTCCATCGAACAGCTGCTGTACCAGGCCCGTGCCGAACGCATGCCACCGGGCCACGGCGGGCTGGCGCTGGGCGAATTGCTGCTGGCCTTGCCGCCGGACCTGCCGATTGCGCTGGAAGTGCCGATGCACAGCAAGGCCCAGCTCAGTGCCGTGGAACGGGCAAAACTGCTGCGCAGCGCCGCCGAGCAGGTATTGCAGCGCACCTATGGCAGCGCCGCGGCGTTGGCTGGCGCGTAG
- a CDS encoding TauD/TfdA dioxygenase family protein, translating to MSFYQDYNDKLAIEGWNTRPQQQYQTFDLKRLSPALGAEIRGVDLSQPLPPAQLEEIRQALTEHLVLTFPGQAINAEQHKAFGRLFGSLHQHVLGDSTQLTARSGDAEILGWKTGRTTRYTAGDAWHNDVSCDPHPIWASFLRVTRLPEVGGGDTAFANLYLAYESLSEPIKQLLLGLTAVHDGREGWSNGYGAEPKPGQVFNASEHPVVAKHPFSGRPFLFVNEAFTSHIVQLSRTESDALLQLLYRHIEKHQPFQARIHWQPDMLLLWDNWATQHHAIWDYYPFERWGERVSAYLDHGPQPAGTIISQQ from the coding sequence ATGAGCTTTTATCAGGATTACAACGACAAGCTGGCCATTGAAGGCTGGAACACCCGCCCGCAACAGCAGTACCAGACCTTCGACCTCAAGCGCCTGTCCCCGGCCCTGGGGGCGGAAATCCGCGGTGTCGACCTCAGCCAGCCGTTGCCGCCTGCGCAACTGGAGGAAATCCGCCAGGCGCTGACCGAACATCTGGTGCTGACCTTTCCCGGACAGGCCATCAATGCCGAACAGCACAAGGCCTTTGGCCGTCTGTTTGGCAGCCTGCACCAGCATGTGCTGGGCGACAGCACCCAGCTGACCGCGCGCAGTGGCGACGCCGAAATCCTGGGCTGGAAAACCGGCCGCACCACCCGTTACACCGCAGGTGATGCCTGGCATAACGATGTGTCTTGCGACCCGCACCCCATCTGGGCGTCTTTCCTGCGCGTTACCCGCCTGCCGGAAGTCGGCGGTGGCGACACGGCCTTTGCCAATCTCTACTTAGCGTATGAATCCTTGTCCGAACCCATCAAGCAACTGCTGCTGGGGCTGACTGCCGTGCATGACGGGCGGGAAGGCTGGAGCAATGGCTATGGTGCCGAACCCAAGCCGGGCCAGGTATTCAATGCCAGCGAACACCCGGTGGTGGCAAAGCACCCGTTCAGCGGTCGCCCCTTCCTGTTTGTGAATGAGGCGTTTACCTCGCATATCGTGCAGCTGAGCCGCACCGAAAGCGATGCGCTATTGCAGCTGTTGTACCGCCATATCGAAAAACACCAGCCCTTCCAGGCGCGCATTCACTGGCAGCCGGACATGCTGCTGCTATGGGACAACTGGGCCACCCAGCACCACGCCATCTGGGACTACTACCCGTTCGAGCGCTGGGGCGAGCGTGTGTCGGCCTATCTGGACCACGGCCCGCAGCCTGCCGGCACCATCATCAGCCAGCAGTAG
- a CDS encoding AEC family transporter → MLAIASITGPIFILIALGYWVTWRQWFAQANIRALGQFVITFALPAMIFRALTRQSFVEVVDLHYLLAYGLGSLLALGLGMLFARMVAGHDLRLSALFGLGMSMSNSGFIGFPIVSQLLGAKAGIALAMTMLVENALVFPLALILLESQDASGKGRAHLLHQVGGRLLRSPLVIAISAGVLCSLAGVQLPGVFSKVLELMAQASVALSLFVIGGSLVGLKTRGIVRRISPIVLGKLLLHPLLIFLLLHFLLPVPAWLQMAAVLFACAPMMSIYPIIGQKYGHEGLCAASLLAATVTSFFSISGMLWLQG, encoded by the coding sequence GTGCTGGCTATTGCAAGTATCACCGGACCCATCTTCATCCTGATTGCCCTTGGTTACTGGGTAACCTGGCGGCAGTGGTTTGCCCAGGCCAATATTCGCGCGCTGGGGCAGTTTGTCATTACTTTTGCGCTGCCGGCGATGATCTTCCGTGCGCTCACCCGGCAGTCCTTTGTCGAGGTGGTGGACCTGCACTACCTGCTGGCCTACGGTCTGGGTTCCTTGCTGGCGCTGGGGCTGGGCATGCTGTTTGCCCGCATGGTGGCTGGGCATGATTTGCGTCTGAGTGCCCTGTTCGGACTGGGCATGTCCATGTCCAACAGCGGCTTCATCGGCTTTCCCATTGTCTCGCAGCTGCTCGGCGCCAAGGCCGGTATTGCACTGGCCATGACCATGCTGGTGGAAAATGCGCTGGTGTTTCCGCTGGCGCTGATCCTGCTGGAAAGCCAGGACGCCAGCGGCAAGGGCAGGGCGCATCTGCTGCACCAGGTGGGCGGACGCCTGCTGCGCTCGCCGCTGGTGATTGCCATCAGCGCCGGGGTGTTGTGCTCGCTGGCAGGCGTGCAGCTACCGGGCGTGTTCAGCAAGGTGCTGGAGCTGATGGCACAGGCTTCGGTGGCCTTGTCACTGTTTGTCATTGGCGGCTCGCTGGTGGGCCTGAAAACCCGTGGCATCGTGCGCCGGATTTCCCCCATCGTGCTGGGCAAGCTGCTGTTGCACCCCTTGCTGATCTTCCTGCTGCTGCATTTCCTGCTGCCGGTACCGGCCTGGCTGCAAATGGCGGCGGTGCTGTTTGCCTGCGCGCCGATGATGAGCATCTACCCCATCATCGGGCAGAAGTACGGCCATGAGGGCTTGTGCGCGGCCAGCTTGCTGGCGGCCACGGTGACATCGTTCTTCTCCATCAGCGGCATGCTCTGGCTGCAAGGCTGA
- a CDS encoding LysR substrate-binding domain-containing protein gives MDLKQLQYFTCVAELGSFTRASNTLNIAQPALSRQIRMLEVELRQNLLIRNGRGVSMTEAGKVLLEHSLGILHQVERVKEELGKVRGAMAGHVVVGLPPSLLKVLAVPLTKTFRARLPNASLSICEGLSVTMHEALVAGRLDVALLYNVIPSAEVETFPLLEEELFLMTARFDNAPDTITLRDVASTPLIIPSRPNSIRMLVESELANIGCRPHIELEIDGVSAILELVADGYGSAVLTRSAVTSLADASRFTVRKIVEPVLSSKLAMAISLRHPSTLTQQLFIELIREHIREWLGYSSET, from the coding sequence ATGGATTTGAAACAGTTGCAATACTTTACCTGCGTGGCAGAGCTGGGCAGTTTTACCCGCGCCTCCAATACGCTGAACATCGCCCAGCCGGCACTCAGCCGGCAGATCCGCATGCTGGAAGTGGAGCTGCGACAGAACCTGCTGATCCGCAATGGCCGGGGTGTTTCCATGACCGAGGCGGGCAAGGTCTTGCTGGAGCACAGCCTGGGCATCCTGCACCAGGTGGAGCGGGTGAAGGAGGAGCTGGGCAAGGTGCGTGGTGCCATGGCCGGGCATGTGGTGGTGGGGCTGCCGCCCAGCCTGCTCAAGGTACTGGCGGTGCCGTTGACCAAAACCTTCCGCGCCCGGCTGCCCAATGCCTCGCTGTCCATCTGCGAGGGCCTGTCCGTCACCATGCACGAGGCGCTGGTGGCCGGGCGGCTGGATGTGGCCCTGCTGTACAACGTGATTCCGTCTGCCGAAGTGGAAACCTTCCCCTTGCTGGAAGAAGAACTGTTCCTGATGACGGCCCGCTTTGACAATGCCCCGGACACTATCACCCTGCGCGATGTCGCCAGCACGCCGCTGATCATCCCCAGTCGTCCCAACTCCATCCGCATGTTGGTGGAGTCCGAGCTGGCCAATATCGGCTGCCGTCCGCACATCGAGCTGGAAATCGACGGTGTGTCCGCCATTCTGGAGCTGGTGGCCGATGGCTATGGCTCGGCGGTGCTCACCCGCAGCGCGGTGACCTCGCTGGCCGATGCCTCACGCTTTACCGTGCGCAAGATTGTCGAACCGGTGCTGTCCAGCAAGCTGGCCATGGCCATCAGCCTGCGTCATCCATCAACACTCACCCAGCAGCTGTTCATTGAGCTGATTCGCGAGCATATCCGCGAATGGCTGGGGTATTCCTCCGAAACCTGA
- a CDS encoding MFS transporter, giving the protein MSNASNVINVRTLIDDRPINRFQWLVVFFGFCIIAADGFDVAIMGFIAPELKRLWHVTNPQLAPVLSAALAGLTLGALFAGPLADYLGRKVVLVLSVFFFGFWTLVTATSGDITHLVIFRFLTGLGLGAAMPNVGTLVSEFAPERRRSFLVTVVFCGFTVGAAGGGFLSAWMIPHFGWQSVLIFGGVLPIVVSIALLLFLPESVRFLVVKNAPAARISKIVKRLAPDLSMQDASFTMGNAETAPKGNSIRTVLSSQYRFGSFMLWLGYFMALFVVYLMGSWMPTLVKESGYTLADAAFIAAFFQFGGPAGSLFMGWCMDRANPHKVLATTYALGAVLLFGFTSVAHHLPMLCALTFAVGFCFNGANTGMNALSAGFYPTAARATGSSWMHGVGRIGAVLSAFAGGQMLAWGWDFSQVFAALAVPAGIIVLSLLLKNLASKGLPAQSVSAGSKAMHH; this is encoded by the coding sequence ATGAGTAACGCCAGCAATGTCATCAATGTACGCACATTGATCGACGATCGTCCCATCAACCGCTTTCAGTGGTTGGTGGTGTTCTTTGGATTCTGCATTATCGCGGCCGATGGTTTTGACGTGGCCATCATGGGTTTCATCGCGCCGGAACTCAAACGCCTGTGGCATGTGACCAACCCGCAACTGGCGCCGGTGCTCAGCGCCGCGCTGGCGGGCCTGACATTGGGAGCCCTGTTTGCCGGCCCGCTGGCTGACTATCTGGGTCGCAAGGTGGTTCTGGTGTTGTCGGTGTTTTTCTTCGGTTTCTGGACTTTGGTGACCGCAACCTCGGGCGATATCACCCATCTGGTGATCTTCCGCTTCCTCACCGGCCTGGGTCTGGGTGCTGCCATGCCCAATGTCGGCACACTGGTGTCGGAGTTTGCGCCTGAGCGTCGTCGTTCCTTCCTGGTGACCGTGGTGTTCTGTGGTTTTACCGTGGGTGCTGCCGGTGGCGGCTTCCTGTCTGCCTGGATGATTCCGCACTTCGGCTGGCAAAGCGTGCTGATTTTTGGCGGTGTACTGCCCATCGTGGTGTCGATCGCCTTGTTGCTGTTTCTGCCGGAGTCCGTGCGTTTTCTGGTAGTGAAGAATGCCCCGGCAGCGCGCATCTCCAAGATCGTCAAGCGTCTGGCACCGGACCTGTCCATGCAGGATGCCAGCTTCACCATGGGCAATGCCGAAACCGCACCCAAGGGCAATTCCATCCGTACCGTGCTGTCCAGCCAGTACCGTTTTGGTTCCTTCATGCTGTGGCTGGGCTACTTCATGGCCCTGTTCGTGGTGTACCTGATGGGTAGCTGGATGCCGACCCTGGTGAAAGAGTCCGGCTACACTCTGGCTGATGCTGCCTTCATTGCTGCTTTCTTCCAGTTTGGCGGCCCGGCAGGCTCCCTGTTCATGGGCTGGTGCATGGACCGTGCCAACCCGCACAAGGTATTGGCTACGACTTACGCCCTGGGTGCCGTGCTGCTGTTCGGCTTCACTTCGGTTGCCCACCATCTGCCGATGCTGTGTGCGCTGACCTTTGCCGTAGGCTTCTGCTTCAACGGCGCCAATACCGGCATGAACGCACTGTCCGCCGGTTTCTACCCCACTGCGGCACGTGCCACCGGTTCCAGCTGGATGCATGGCGTGGGCCGTATCGGTGCGGTACTGAGTGCCTTTGCCGGTGGCCAGATGCTGGCCTGGGGCTGGGACTTCTCTCAGGTGTTTGCAGCCCTGGCCGTACCGGCTGGCATCATCGTGCTGTCCCTGTTGTTGAAGAACCTGGCCAGCAAGGGCCTGCCGGCTCAGTCGGTCAGCGCTGGCAGCAAGGCCATGCACCATTGA